AATTTACAACCAGCTGTATGAACTCAAACGCATAAGAAGGAAGAATTATAACGGTTGCCAGGTCAGCAAAAGGCAACTCTCACCAGCACCTCCCCCCTCTCCTCAAGCCCAGCTTGCGTGAGAAGCTCACCACTCCTTTCCTTCCCATCTCCCCAGTTCAAGAGATAACCTGACCAACAATGCTACCCCACATGCTTTATAAATTGCATTCCACAACATTGATACCCACATAGCATACTTTGCCAATAAAGAGAAATTACCTGTATATTTGTGGTGAGAAAAACAAAAGGAGTGAGATTTACTGTGGTATAGTTCTCTCGCTCTATCTTATTTCTTACTGTTAATCCTttgactgattttatttaaactaCCAATAATTTTACCAATAAATCCTCAAATACTTATagtactaataattattattacgaCTACATTAGCGGATTCCTGATTTGGGGGATATCCACCACTTTTCTGTTATTCAGTTCCAGTTCCAGTTGTTGGTACTTGCTTTCTATAAAACTTTGTAGGAatcaaactgtaatttttttgacCTTGCCCAAGTACTGGTGTAATCTGCACAAATAACACAAGCAACAAtctaaaaagtgaaaaagtaaaaatcCAAAAAGAGTGCCAAACTTTAACAATGTGTCCAGTAAGATCCACTGACCCAGTCATGGCCACATGCAAATTGTAATCCTCCCCCACCCAGCTATGCTGTGGGAATACTATACTAACAACTGAACTGCTGTTTATCTCTTTAGGACTGGGACTGCAAATAAGAGAGAACAGTGACTCCTGTCGTAattttatgaaacaaaaacattctcaaataaggaaaatatatatatgtgaggaAAAATGGTAACCACCAGAATACCACTTGAGCTGTGTTGTACTACAAAgaataattaacaaacaaaacaaactaagtATTAGTGAAGGGTCAAACAAAGAAAAGCCTGTTTTACCAAAAGAGCACATAATAATCATGCAGCTATAGTCTaccatatatatatgtgcatatatgcattTGTCCCTGGAACGGCAgagaataaatatagaaatacagtatataactgCTGCAAATCATTACATAGTCATGTGGGTGAAGGACAATCTCGATTTGACCCATAGCCTACTATTAAAATACGCTTTGtcactgaaatattatttaaaacacgGACATGGCCTACTTTGCTATCTTAGTTGCTGTACCTGTTCAAACATTGTTGTGTGTTCAGCTATAATAAGTTTAAAATTAACATAGCTTAAAGTTAACATTTAGACCTTAAATTTTAATTGATCTGTCTGTGTGGCAAAAAAGGACACATTTTATGCCTTTTGCaattaagtaacttttttttgtgactattctaaaaaatgaataacaattagaaagaggaaaaaaggtAAGCACTTTAACTAAGATGAAGCTGAAGACCTTAACAATGAATTACTAAGGTGGTCCAAAATCCCACTAGTATTCTGCTGCCTTTTAACTGGCTGCAATCCTGGGACCTTTGTCACCCTTTCCAGCCTGGATTTATCAGAAAAGTGTCTTTTGAATTgcattagttttacatttttaaaagtctaaaagTGGAGTGGAACGCCGCCAGAGTATCTGAGGTACAAACTGTAAAgtcacagccctattctggaaaagggtgcgggaagcagcagctcatttgcatttgaaGAGACATGCGTGAAAACAGAGCGTTTCTGTTGCACTCaaaatcagcattttcaaaattatataataaatgatctgtgggttATTTTGAGCTGGAACTAaaagacacattctggggacacctgagacttatactacatattgtaaaaaggggttataataggtctcctttaaaACCTACAGAAATGAAATTAACAAACCTATAGTTgacattaattaaatttcatgTACAGTTCTATGTGTtaccaaaatacaaataataaccagaaaaaaaatatgcatatgctTATTCTTTCCTGGGCTGTATTGGCTTTTGTCATTTGCTTTTtcatggccttaaatttgatctAACTGAATTTAATTCATTTGATGACATTTCAAAACCTGCAGGAACCCTGTGACCAATAAATCTGTCAGCAGAATAAAGGCTCCAGGTGCAATCAACCATTCAGTAGTACGGTTATGTGTTAAGAATTGTAGGATGTAAGATGAAAGGTCCATAAAGATATGATGTTTGAGTTTAGTCCAAAGAAAATCACAATAAGTCACATCTTGAGTAAGGTATGTTCCTGGGTCAACATGATTTGATGGTAATGGAATAACAgtatttttcaaacaaacaaacaaaaaaacattctaacCCCTATCCCTACTCCTAACTCAAACCATAACCACAACTCAACCCTTTAGGAATATGATAGGCTGATAAAAATGGTGTACGAGCCCCTAAACCATTGCTAAAATTACAACTAACATTAAAACCAAATCCTAAAATCTCAATGGTTGTCAGAAACGTTGCTACAAAATTAGGTTTAGCCAAAATGACCCTGGCAATAAATTACCTACAGTAGATACAGAGTccaatttgtcttttgttttattttactaaatgaGATCATACCGCATCAACCAGACAGCTCCAGTGCTCAGGATCTCAGTCAGGCTCACATCTCTCTGAAGGAAGTTGAACCTAACACCCTTAAATGGCCAAAACGTAACCTTGCATATCAGTGGTTCAAGCATGCTGACAAGAACGTTCACCACACACTCACCAAAAGACATGAGGTCTGAGTTTCGTGTATAGAACCGTGGGACATATAAAGGAGGGTCGGGACAGGCTGTGGCCACACAGCATTCCCCTTTACATGTACACCGCAGGTACAGATAGATTATACACCAGTATGGCTCCCACTGATAGGGCAGAATCAgttaaaacagcataaaaatttTGCTCTCAGAAAATCTATAAGCTCTTGGTTATTGAACAAACCTTCAGCTGTAGAGGTCACATAGTTAATAATCTTTCTCTAATGGGCCACCATTGAAGTCCCACTCTTTGGATTGCTCTGGCTCACGAGTATGTTCCACAATCATTTGGATGATTATCTGCAATATTTATCAACTAGTTGCTTTTGCAATTAACGATCAGGTAGAAAGCAAGTGGATTCCTTTCCAGCATTTTAGGAATCCATTAAAACGCAGCAAAATCCATTAAAACTcaagcacaagaaaaaaataactagcataacttaatattttacaGAGTTTGCCAGTTGCAGGCAGACTTGCTGgttaattattacaataacaCTAGTGTAAACAGATCTATATTATTGGCAGTGCTTCATGTTGTTTATTCTGCTACTATATTTAAAGATACAAGCAAGCTGCATCACAGATTCACACAGTAGAAGTTCAGCTGATTTATGGATTTTCTAAAGTGCTTATTTACCAGTTTGTCATCCTAAGTAAGCAGTGGCTTCTTTACCCAAAGAATAATCTTTGAACCCCCTAAAGAAGACTGAAAATCATCTCAGCTTTGACTTCCGAGTAGACCAAAACATCAGTCTGCAGAGCAAAGGCTGCAAGATGCGCGCTTGAATATCAGAACACAATGATGAAAAGACATACGGTCTGAGATCTGTGTGAAGAAACGAGGGTTGTAAGACGCAGTGTCTGGTCAGGCTATGGTGGTATAGTTTTCAGGGTATTTTAATCTctagtgaaaataaatatactaaaatgtatttgaaatacatttatttcatactacagtacaaatacatttacatatttatgtacttaataaaatacctggcaattgtacttttggtatactaaactggtatatttaaagtctgctaaattggaacaactaattttgtacttaatgcaatttaattgtgtggaagtagtgctgaggtccaactaaagacatactgaagtatatttgattgcgctgaagtggaactattgcatttaaagacagatattatttaaagatcatacaatcctcattaATAGGGACATTAagcacattttaggcttaatattaagaaatgtgcattgtgcgcAAGTAGTAatgcaaataaagtttaattaaaatttttattgtttaatgttaataaatatgttaatagatttgaactacacttagtatgaaataaatgtgttttaaatataagattttttttttactagggatgAGACATCCTGATTTTGCAGAGTAAGGTATGTTCCTAGATCAACATGTTTTGTTGGTCCTGGAAcaacaattttgtaaaaaaaaaaaaaaaaaagttccaaccTTTATTCTTACCCCTAACCATAATCTAAGCTTTAAACTACAGTACatgtacattttcagttaataaaaatggTGTACAAGCCCCTAAACCAGTCCTAAAACAACGTGACAATTATGCCTAAACCAAATcctaaaatctgattggttgtcaggaatgttgttccaaaaccaacAAGAAAGTTATCGATACATGTGGAACCTGGCAAACTAGGTGCATCCAAAATAACCCTGGCAATGAATTACAATATGTAGGTACAGTCATGCTcgccttttgtttttttcctgattgAAAACCCAGAAACTTTGTCACGCTTTTCAGCTTCTACTTGCTACTATGAGCTTCAAAACTCTGAGTATCATGTAGCAGGTATAAAGGTAATGCTGACCTTTTTCAGTGGGTTCCTAATTCCACAGTTAATTCCTCCTATGAGCTGCATGTTGGGCATCAGGGGTTTGGGGAACTCCAGACTGAAATCATACCACACCAACCAGACTCCATTGCTTAGGATCTCAGTCAGGCTCACATCTCTCTGAAGGAAGCTGGATGTAAATTCCTCAAAGGGCCAGTATACAAATTTACATATAAGTGGTTCCAGCATGCTGACAAAAACATTCAGTACACGCTGACTAAAAGACATGCGGTCTGAGTATTGTGTAAAGAAACGTGGGATATATGAAGGAGGGTCAGGACTGCCTGTGGCCGCAGCTTCACACAGTAATCGCCTCAACATGTACACTGCAGGTACAGATAGATTATATGCCAGACTGGCTCCCATTGGTAGAGCAGGATCAGTTAAAAAAGCATCAAAGTTTTGTTCTCTCAGAAACTCTATAAGCTCCCGGCTCTTTAACAGACTCTCAGTTGTAGAGGCCATATAGTTAAAAGCGTTTCTCATAAAATCCACCTTTAAAGAAACACTCTTCAGTAGGGACTGCTCTGGCTCTGTTAGTTCACGAATGTTCCCCAATTAAATCCTGCCTACAGTATATGTGACTGGAAACGTCTTTGTGATGTTGTGTTTGCCTGGACACTGAATGTGGAAGGGACTTCATTTAACTAAAACctatttatggtatttttttacacaacaaaATTCATTAAAGAgcaagcacaaaataaataaataaataaattctttgtACAACAAAATtgggaacctttttttttctttaactaatGATTAAAATGTTGCCAGTGTAAACTGAACTATCATTTATTGGCAGTGCTGAGCATTGTTAATACTTGAACTATGTTCAGAGATACAAAAACACCACATATCATGatgctgtgtttttttcatttcatttctaaaaCTCTATACAATATAACTCATCTGTTATAAAGCATAAGCAATCAGAAGCTTCTCAGGCAAAAGGACATTCTTAATTCCCCTTGATGAAGTGCACAAACCACCTCAGTATAACCAGGTtacgtgtttggaatgacatgaggatgaataaataatgacagaattttcattttttgatgaactatccaTCTACCCggttgagaaaaaaaacataggcTGGTTTAAAGATAGCAACTGGTTTGAgatggtccttagttggtcatgagctggtttaggctggctagttgcttaggaccagcttaaGCTTTAAACACACTTCTAGACCAGGTGTAGCAAACACACAGACGAAGCAAACATTTTTATCTTGTGTTTAGGCATCCATGTAGACATTTTACACTCACCTTAGAAAGAGGGTTTTTTATGGCACAGTTAATCCCCCCGATTAGAACCATGTTGGGCATCAAAGGTTTAGGAAACTCCAGGGTGAAATCATAACGTAGCAACCACAGGGCTCCACTGCGCAGGATCTCTGCCACACTTACATCTCTCTGCAGGAAACGGGATGCTACACCCTCAGTTGACCAATATATCAGTCTGCAAAGCAATGGCTCTACGATGCTCACTAGAACATTCAGCACACGTTGACGAAACGACATACGGTCCGAGTTGTTTGTAAAGAACCGTGGGATGTAAGAGGGAGGGTTCGGACAGGCCGTGGCTGTCGAGTCTAGTCCACAAGGTAAGCCTCGCAACATATACACAGCAGGTAAGGAGAGGTTATAAGCCAGGATGGCACCAGTTGGTACAGCTGGGCTGGTGAGTACGGCATCAAAGTTCTGCTTCTTCAGGAAGTCCACCAGCTCATGGTTCAATAGAAGACTCTCAGCTGTGGCTCTTTGGAGGGCCACAAATTTCCTCATGTTACTAAGTCTGGTGCTGATCTTCTCCAACAAAGGCAGCTGCTTTCTCTCCATTACCTCAGCATTCCGAGCTTGGAGTTCATCCAGTTGTTGCTTTCCATATGGAACCGGGAATGTTCTAGTAGTGTAGTGTTTGCTAGGTCCTAGCAGTACACTGACCTCTGGAATGACCACCATCACTTTGTGTCCTCTGCGGCCCATCTCCTCCGCTACAGCTTTCACACCAGTCCAGTGACTACCATCCATCGGCACCACTAAAAGTGAACCAGTCCAACCAGGTTCTCTAGGCTGTATCCTGGCTCCCACAGCTGCAAAGGCGAGCATGAAGCACCCCAGAAATGCAGCCAATTTCATCTTTGGCTCTCGATGTTCACAGAGTGCACTCAAGGAGAAATGCATTCTAGCAATGAGTCGTCAACGTCTTGTGTAATTTGACTCTCTCGGAGTCTCGCCCCTTCACGGTATGGAACAAATTGGATTAACCAACTgtgtgattaaattaaatatgttagtTTAAGGACCATtcttcaaagtgacttacaatcaGAAAAGACAAAAGTGATCACTAGTTAAAAAAACAGCCCAAACACATGTATCACAAAGACCTCTGCAAAAACCTGGGTACAAAGTCCTGCTTAACTACTGCCTTTTTTTTACTGGATGAGATCCCAGGACCTTTGTTACCATTTCTGCCTGGATTTACCTATGAATAATCAACTGGTTTATAAATTGTAAACCTTAGTTTAAAATCACAGAATTCTGACAAATTCTAAATTctaacaaatttatttatattgagtGGCAGTAGTCTCAGAGCATATACAGATCAACTTTTTGTATTCCTATTATAGCTGTTCCTACATGTAGTATCATGTATGAGTATAAATGAGATGTTCACCTTTGTTAATGAGATCTTAATTTCAGTTTATCACTTGTATCAGCATCATGTTGGGCATCAGGGGTTTGGGGAACTCCAGTCTGAAATCATACTGTATCAACCAGACGGCTCCAGTGCTCAAATTTTTTGCAGAAAGTTGGCCCTCAAACACAGAATGTGTGAATGCAGCCAGAGTGACTGGCTAATATGTTGTTGTACAAGTGACACAGTGACCTGCACTTTTTACAAAATTCTGCAAACATTCAAGCAAACAGCTAAATAATCCCATTGCCATAgggacagaaatatatatatatatttagaaatgacaCTATAAAATACTGACACTGCctaaagtattgggacacccccttctaatgaacatGTTTGACTACTTCAGTAATTTCTACTAAACacagattaaacattaaaatttctACTCATAGAAACGACTAAAGTAGTcatcaaacctgttcattagaagggggtgtcccaTTATTTTTGGCAATATAGCATACATTTCTCAGAAAGTGTTTAGTGTGACCACAAGGTGGTGACATTGGATCAAGAAGAATGGACAAGGTAAGAGTCTGCTGCAGTCAAGAATACCACATTCTTTGTAAGCAATAGCAAAAACTTGCCATaaatacatcatcatcatcagagctTATTCGTACGTAACTCTCGGCCCATAAATgcgaaatattttgtattaaatacaaAAGATACTTAAGttcatacactaaaaaaaaaaaggatgaaagaGTCAGTGTGAGAAGCTGCTATGTTTGTATGGCTGACAGTTTTTCTGGTTATTTGGGGATATTCGGTGTGTTTCTGGACAGGCACATTTGTAGCCGCCTCTGTGGTTGATGCAGAAGTGAGAACAGTTGGCGTTCTTCAGTTCACACTCATTAATGTCTGACAAATACAAGAAGAAAGAACTCTTTAAGAGCAAAAAATCATCTTTCCAGTAATATCTACACAGAATTTTGTTATGTCCATATGCATGCATATAAGAGTTTGTATCTCTGTGTGCTGGTATggtatatattaggggtgtaacggtagtTACACGTATTCGTACCGAACCGTTTCGCTACGGGTCTTTCGGTTCGGTATGCATGTGTACCGAACGAATACAGAATGAGCCGTGACGCCCCGCAGATTTGTGCAGAGCTGAGCGCGAGTGAACGCGAACATTCCATTtcactcgagtgaaagtacaaaagtactcgatttcTTTATGTAAcgttacttaagtaaaaaagtactgatagatatatttattttgcaattgtaCATAGGCTAactttacttaatttaattttatattagcacatatgttttataatcctactgctcaaaatgcctgggattttcccaaaataaccactatacggagtgaagatatatttttgttgttgatatggactacgttgacgagagtgatgtaACGTTACgttagtaatgttcactgtgaagctaaCACTGCGATGTAActtacctgagagaaaacagagctgaccatctgattttcaccagtaagaaaaaaattgtttaaaagtttgttgtttagCAGAGCATCACAGTTacatatgacatgagaataagggctgaagttaggaagaacattttaagggaaatataattatattttcataatgatttttttcttctcaaaccttgtctgtggtgtgaaaacacccgtggccaaatgcccccagagggcatcactcccactttgataattactgcagttaccatgttctgatcatctcatcctttctttttcccgccagatgtaatctatctagatgaataaaaatatttgaattttatatctaaaaattacctcaacttagcaccagcaagctggttagctagacagttagcatcagctaacaatatttacttattttcagcatagttttgaagaaacattcatatctgtctactcggctagttaatccaaacaatatgaacatttatactgttgataaacaatataaaaacagacatcacacgtagcgttttaataaaactgtaaagctgggaatttgaacgtgcatgagttattttatttaatctgtgttattttaatgtttcctttttttgacCTGAAACATGACACtgatgttgatgtgtctgcattcaagcatttcagtgggctcaaatagatcaccctttactgCAGATTTAATTCACAAACAACAGACAGTTTTTACCTACTTGGTTTtgagttacaataattaatctaaaattcgacattagtaaacttatttagcagcatcagtcgcgcgcgcgctcacaagatTATGGAAGCAGATAGTCTCAAATAAATTCACGcaaaaaaaacacgattcacacatgcgtagacaatttcacatgcatgaaacctaattcacgtacacacaaaaaaaaattcatgtgcgtgaaaaaaatatatattcacaaaaagcaattcacatgcgcaaaataaaattatatattcataaaatacatttcacaaatgcaaaacacaattcgtagatatacaactgtgcacaaaaacctttgaatgtttaaaatgtatgagtgagaagcccatagaagccctggcgttacattttaaaatactatacaaaataattaatcagaatacttactcctgctcactcacgccaaagaactccccgctcaagctcgccgtctctgcaagattaacgatggcagtttgcacgcacagctactagaagatttacatccgTGACAGGTTGCTGAcatcatcaagcttagtttgagtctgcgtgtcagaaacggaagttctaaaaatcgctaaaaatgggct
This DNA window, taken from Cyprinus carpio isolate SPL01 chromosome B11, ASM1834038v1, whole genome shotgun sequence, encodes the following:
- the LOC122138895 gene encoding UDP-glucuronosyltransferase 1-6-like; protein product: MRNAFNYMASTTESLLKSRELIEFLREQNFDAFLTDPALPMGASLAYNLSVPAVYMLRRLLCEAAATGSPDPPSYIPRFFTQYSDRMSFSQRVLNVFVSMLEPLICKFVYWPFEEFTSSFLQRDVSLTEILSNGVWLVWYDFSLEFPKPLMPNMQLIGGINCGIRNPLKKVSITFIPAT
- the LOC109109202 gene encoding UDP-glucuronosyltransferase 1-6-like isoform X1; protein product: MHFSLSALCEHREPKMKLAAFLGCFMLAFAAVGARIQPREPGWTGSLLVVPMDGSHWTGVKAVAEEMGRRGHKVMVVIPEVSVLLGPSKHYTTRTFPVPYGKQQLDELQARNAEVMERKQLPLLEKISTRLSNMRKFVALQRATAESLLLNHELVDFLKKQNFDAVLTSPAVPTGAILAYNLSLPAVYMLRGLPCGLDSTATACPNPPSYIPRFFTNNSDRMSFRQRVLNVLVSIVEPLLCRLIYWSTEGVASRFLQRDVSVAEILRSGALWLLRYDFTLEFPKPLMPNMVLIGGINCAIKNPLSKEVEEFVKGSGEHGIVVFSLGSLVSSMPKKKAAIFFKAFSMIPQRVLWRYTGEIPDNVPENVKLMKWLPQNDLLGNPKAKAFITHGGTHGIYEGICHGVPMVMLPLFGDQDDNVHRVATRGVGVVLSIHDITTETLVDALNTVINDSSYKQRMEKLSAIHNDRPMQPLDLAVYWTEFVMRHKGADHLRPAAHDLNWLQYHSLDVIGFLLFIVLIVTLATFKCCALCWRRCCRKLQKRKRD